The Veillonellales bacterium genome includes the window GCGTAACCATGCCGATTTTATGATCAGTCAGCGACCAACCATAAGCGATGGCTCCAACCAGCTTGCCGTCAATATAGACCGGACTGCCGCTCATTCCCTCGGCAATTCCTCCGGTCCGATCAATCAGGTCGCCGGAAGTACGGACTAAAATCAAGTCGCCGGCAGGTCCTTTATCCTTCAGAATGCCCAACACTTCAACATCAAATTCTTCAATAGCCGTTCCTGATACTACTGTCTTAGCGACGCCCTTCATACCGGGCGTAATTTGATCAACCGGCAATATTTCAGGCGATGCATAGGCAAAAACAAGCGGCAGCACCAGCAGCACTGCCAATACTGCCAGGCTCCGCTTCCATAAATGTGACAAACAGATCATCCTTTCATGTTATTTGTGCGCCGGTTCGATCCGTGCCACTACATCGCCGGAATGGATAGTGTCTCCTGCTTTTACCAGGACTTCTCTTACCACGCCGTCACTTGTGGCCCTTGCCGTCGGCATTGGGCCGGCAATGGTTTGAACATTCACCAGAATATTTCCTTCGCTTACAACTGTTCCCGGTGTCACCAGCCCCTGAGCTACCACCCGGCCTGACAGAACACTCGTTTGATCAATGGTTTTGTCTGCAGCCATTGCCCAGGTGCCAAGGACGGCAAGCAGCACTGCCGTGAGAATCATAACAGTTTTTCTATGAATCATGGTAACACCTCCCGTCGATCTCATTATACAGTATCACTGCCAATAAGCAATATGGTGTAATCATTTCCCAGCAGACTAATTTTTTAAAATAACCAGGGAATCGCCTACCAAACGTTCCCGTCCGTCGGAAGGCTTATTGACGACCTTGCCGTTTACCACCATATCGCTGGATCCGCCGCCATCCAAATTCATGGCATTGACAGCACCCAGTTCCTGCATAAACTGAGCCAGCTCCAACAATGTCATACCAATACTATGGCTTTGCCGTCCATCTACAACCACCAGCAGTAAATGTCCCTGTTTGTCCAGGCCCAAAGCCGTTCTCGGTGCGCGACCGCTGGCTACATCGGAACCGAACTGCTCGGTTTTGGTCGTCAGATACACACTGCCGTCTTTAACCAGCATCGGCCCCGCACCCAAGACATAGACTGCTTTGTCCCATACACTGCCCAGAGTCTGACTGATTTTTACTTTGCTCCCCACCTTTAACCCCGACAGTACCTGAGCTGCCGTCCCATGGGCGGACAATACCACACTGCCGGCTGTGAGAGCCGAATTATTGCCATTGACGGAGGTCACCGTATCGCCGGTAATCACGTATTCCGCCCCAAACTCATTCGTACCGGTAGTACTGCCATAAAAGCTGTTATATAAAATTAAATTGTCCGGTCCCCGTTCGCAATTCACGCCGCTGATGGCGATTAATTTATCTCCCGGCAGAGTCACTGTACCGTTATAATCCACCTGATCGAAGAGAATATTTCCCTCCGCTGTGACCCCCATGGCAGTCCGGGGTAAATCCGATACGCTGACAATCTTTCCATCCAGCATCAGCAGCCCCAGAATTTCACCGTCCGGGTCGAAATAGGAGCCGTTTACAGCGGCAATAGCCTGCACCCGGTCCGCCATGGATTTGACTGTCTCCAGCCCGGATATGGCATCATTGGACAATACCGGTTTTACACGGTAGCCGGCTTTTAAATTCACATCCAATATATAAGCGGCAACCGGTCCGGCCGAGCTTCCCCGCGACCAGCTGGTATAACGCACTCCCGGAGCTATCTCCTGGGTAATTTTTTGATCATATCCCTTAACAATGTCAATAACCAGACGATTCGGGCCGGTAAGACTAAATACCTTATATACGGCGGCGGTCTTCAAGTCTACAATAGCTCGCAATTTCCCCGGCTCGGTTTCCACTACGCGCAGCCCGCTGACGACTTCATCATTAAAAGTCATCTGAGGCAAAACCCCGGAAGCCAAGGTACCGGCAAAATCAACGTCCAAATGCAGATTATCCGGTTCTAAACTTGTAGTATATGTAGGTATTGTACTTACATCTAATACAATGCGAATTTTTTCCGCCGATTGGCTAAAGCGAATTTTTTGTATCTCCGGATTACTGGCCGAAGCTGCCCATACGACCTGCGACAGCAGGAAGAGCATCAATCCTGCGAGCAGAATCGATAATCTCAGCTTTTTCATATTCATTGTCTCCTTTGCAGCCGGTTGGCACTTGGTACTTGGCACTCGGCATTAAATTCTGTCATTGCGAGCGACAGCGAAGCAATCTCTCGACTGCGGTTGCCTATCCGGCGTTGAGATCGCCACGGCTAGCGCCTCGCGACGGTACTCCAATAAATAATGGTATTCGGAAGAAAAAACCAGACACCTATTTAGGTGCCTGACCCGTAAAATTTCCCTTTGCCGTTGTTATTCGGAGCTGGCGATAAAGCATATCCGCCAACCCGATTCCTCCGGCTTGAGCCATATTTTTCGTCATTTCACTGTCCAGCATCGATGTCATGAGTTCCTCCTGGGACTGATCCCCCAACAAGCTGGACTTAGGCACTGTCTTTCGCATTTCGGTAAGCAGTAAGTTAAGAAATACGGCTTCCATGTCCCGGCAGGCATGTTTAAGCTTAATATCATCCTGACTTATTCCCGACTGACCGGCAGCAGATTTTTCCAGCTTATCGGCAAGAGCACCGACGGCTTTAATTTGACCCGATTTATAATTGTTTATTCCTGTCTGGGTATCAATACTATTAATTCCCATGAATTACACCTACTTTATGGGCTTTTGGCGTTGAGCTATGAGCTATTAGCTTTTGGTTATTGACCAATCGCTCATAACCCCTACATGATCTGCAGGTCGGCATGGAGTGCACCGGCGGCTTTTATGGCCTGAAGGATGGAAATAATGTCCCGCGGCGTGGCCCCTATAGCATTGAGTGCGTTAACAACATCGCCTACATTAGCCGTGGCCGGTAACAATACAACATGAGCCTTATCTTCTTGCACATCTACGGTTGTCTGACCGGTTACCACCGTGCTGCCGTTGGAAAATGGCGCCGGCTGGGAAACTTCTATTGTCTTACCGATTTTGATGCTAAGCCCGCCTTGTGCAACCGCTACTTCATCAATCGTAACATTGGAACCCATCACCACGGTACCGGTACGTTCATTAATAACCACCCGGGCAATGGAATCCGGCGTCACCGGCAGTTCCTCCAGCGCTGCTACAAAGCCGACAATATCACCGCTATAATCCGGCGGAATCACAACGTTAACTGTTCCTGGATCACGGGCGGTGGCAACGCCGCCGAACTGACTGTTTAACACTTCGCAAATACGACTGGCAGTGGTAAAGTCAGGCTGATTCAGAGCAAGATTAATGCTGCCGCCGCTGTTGAGCTGACTGGGCACATCCCGCTCAACAATCGCCCCGTTGGGCGTCGTGCCGACAGTGGGAAAATTCTTTTGCTGACTGCTCCCGCCGCTACCGGCAACAAAACCGCCGGTTGATACGGCTCCCTGAGCCACCGCATAGACGAGACCGTTGGCCGCCTTTAAAGGAGTCTGCAGCAGTGTGCCGCCCTGCAGGCTTTTAGCGTCCCCCATGGAAGAAACCGTAATATCAATCGTATCA containing:
- a CDS encoding phosphodiester glycosidase family protein produces the protein MKKLRLSILLAGLMLFLLSQVVWAASASNPEIQKIRFSQSAEKIRIVLDVSTIPTYTTSLEPDNLHLDVDFAGTLASGVLPQMTFNDEVVSGLRVVETEPGKLRAIVDLKTAAVYKVFSLTGPNRLVIDIVKGYDQKITQEIAPGVRYTSWSRGSSAGPVAAYILDVNLKAGYRVKPVLSNDAISGLETVKSMADRVQAIAAVNGSYFDPDGEILGLLMLDGKIVSVSDLPRTAMGVTAEGNILFDQVDYNGTVTLPGDKLIAISGVNCERGPDNLILYNSFYGSTTGTNEFGAEYVITGDTVTSVNGNNSALTAGSVVLSAHGTAAQVLSGLKVGSKVKISQTLGSVWDKAVYVLGAGPMLVKDGSVYLTTKTEQFGSDVASGRAPRTALGLDKQGHLLLVVVDGRQSHSIGMTLLELAQFMQELGAVNAMNLDGGGSSDMVVNGKVVNKPSDGRERLVGDSLVILKN
- a CDS encoding rod-binding protein, translated to MGINSIDTQTGINNYKSGQIKAVGALADKLEKSAAGQSGISQDDIKLKHACRDMEAVFLNLLLTEMRKTVPKSSLLGDQSQEELMTSMLDSEMTKNMAQAGGIGLADMLYRQLRITTAKGNFTGQAPK
- a CDS encoding flagellar basal body P-ring protein FlgI, coding for MKKAINVITIMFVITIIMFTEMIALAAPASAGSRIKDIAKVQGVRSNQLVGYGLVVGLAGTGDGTKSVETIQTIANMLKNFGVSVSAVKMQQLQAKNVASVMVTAMLPPFVKPGDTIDITVSSMGDAKSLQGGTLLQTPLKAANGLVYAVAQGAVSTGGFVAGSGGSSQQKNFPTVGTTPNGAIVERDVPSQLNSGGSINLALNQPDFTTASRICEVLNSQFGGVATARDPGTVNVVIPPDYSGDIVGFVAALEELPVTPDSIARVVINERTGTVVMGSNVTIDEVAVAQGGLSIKIGKTIEVSQPAPFSNGSTVVTGQTTVDVQEDKAHVVLLPATANVGDVVNALNAIGATPRDIISILQAIKAAGALHADLQIM
- a CDS encoding biotin/lipoyl-containing protein, producing MIHRKTVMILTAVLLAVLGTWAMAADKTIDQTSVLSGRVVAQGLVTPGTVVSEGNILVNVQTIAGPMPTARATSDGVVREVLVKAGDTIHSGDVVARIEPAHK